In the genome of Rhodanobacter soli, the window TGATCGTGCAGCAACACACGCTGAAACTCGGCCGCCGTTATGGGGTGGCGCTGGTGCTGGAATCGCTGCTGCTGTTCGCCGCGGTGCCGTTGCTGGACGCCGGCAGCTCGTACGGCCTGGACCTGGCCGCGATGGCGGCCGGGCTGCAGAACGGCATGGCCAGCACCTACAGCGGCATGGTGTTCCGCACCACCCATGTCTCGGGCATGTTCACCGACCTGGGCATCTACATCGGCCAGCGCCTGCGCGGGCTGGAGGTGGATACCTTGCGCATCCGCGTCTGCCTGCTGGTGGTCGTCACGTTCACGCTGGGAAGCGCCGTCGGTGCGATGCTGTTCCAGGTGCTGGGCGAGCGCACCCTGCTGATCCCGGCGGTGCTCACCGGCCTGTGCGGCGTGGGCTACGGCGTCTACCGCCAGTACACACTGATACGCGGAATCGACGCCGATGCGGCTTGACCATCGCGCCGCTCAGCTGGCGACGGCGCAACGGTTGCGGCCGGCGTGCTTGGCTTCGTACAACGCCTTGTCGGCGCGCGACAGCCATTGCTCGATCGACTCGCCCGGCCGCAGCGCGGCGATGCCGATGCTGGCGGTCACCGGGATCGAGCGCCCGTCATGGTTCACCGCGGTGGCGGCCAGCGCCGCGCAGATGCGCTCGGCGATGTCCCGCGCCAGCGGTAGGCTGGTATCCGGTAGGCACAGCACGAATTCCTCGCCGCCGTAGCGGCCCACCAGGTCGCCCTGGCGGCAGTGCTGCCTGATCACCTCGATCGCGCCGCGGATCACCGCGTCGCCGGCCAGATGGCCGTGGGCATCGTTGATCAGCTTGAAGCGGTCCAGGTCGAACAGCGCGATGCAGGCCGATCCTCCTTGCGCCCGTTCGCGCTCGAGTCCGGCCAGTTCCAGGAAGCGGCGGCGGTTGTAGACGCCGGTCAGCCCGTCGGTGCTGGCCAGTTCGTCCAGGCGGCGGTTCGCGACGAGCAGATCGCGCGTGCGCTCGTCGACTTGCCGCTGCAACTGGACCGCCTGTCGCCCCAGGTACAGGGTGCGCAAATGCACCAGCGCGGCGATCAGCGCCGCCAGCAGCAGGGCGGCGACGATCCGGCTAAGCGTGGTTTCGTACCAGCGCGGCTTGACCGTGACCGCAAGGTCGGTCTCGACCGTGTGCGGCTGCAGGCCACGGGTGGCGGCGCGCAGGCGCAGCCGGTAGTTGCCGTGCGGCAGACTGGTGTAGATGGCGCTGGGCAGGTTGCCCTTGGGGATGACCGTCCAGTCCTCGTCGAGGCCGTCCATGCGATAGCTGTAGGCGGTCTCCATCGGCGCCTGATAGTCGAGCAGGGCGAAGTCCAGGCGCAGGTTGCGGTTGCCCCGGTCCAGCCTGATCTTCGCGTTACCGGCCGGCAGCTTGCCGAACGGCATCGCCACGCCGTTGACGACGGCATTGGTGACCGCCAGCGGTGCGGTGGCGCTCGGCAGCGGTTGCCAGTGCGGGCGGATCACGGTCAGTCCGCCCAGCCCGCCGAACAACAGCTCGCCGCCGGGCGCGCGTGCCGCGGCGACGTTGACGTAGCTGGCGATGTGCAGGCCGTCGCGGGTGCCGAGGTTGGCCACCTCGTGCGTATCGCCGTCGATCCTGGCCACGCCGTTGGACAGGCTGGCCCAGAGCCGGCCCTGGTCGTCGGCCAGCACCGCGTTGACCTTGTCGCTGGACAGGCCTTGCGCCAGGCCTATCGTCTGGAATTTCCACGCTTCGCCATCGGCCGGGGGATCGGCCACGCCCAGCCCGCCGAATGTGCTGACCCATACCTGCCCATGCGGGCCACTGCTGATCGAACCGATCAGGTCCTGCGGCAGGCTGCTGGTCTCGCCGGCGCGATGGCGCAGGTTGGTGAAGCTGCGCGGCAGACTGTCGCCGCTGGCGATGCTCAGGCCGCGGCCGGTGCCGTACCACCAGTCGTTGCCCACCTTCGCGATGTGCCGCACGGTGTCGCTGGCCAGGCTGGACGGATCGTTCGGCACGTGGCCGGCGTG includes:
- a CDS encoding ligand-binding sensor domain-containing diguanylate cyclase, whose protein sequence is MTGARFCRRRFRLRLAGLFLLFFLCTPASAGSGDPWAPFDAPWFDQVGISDGLPHSITTAIAQDRDGLVWIGTMGGLVRYDGYRLQVFGAGSGKVPGLPDAYVRSLLALPDGSLLIGTNAGGLVRFEPADNSFHVYPVGDDGLSDRKVFALGDDHAGGVWIATEDGLDHLDLRTGKIRRVDTGPDAAPRNFSVMQDRHGNLWLGNNGGLFVRRAGTHAFVRPAAPDKPAATVLDNQIWAIMQDREGRLWAGSGQAGAAYRDTDGRWHGVPGFSGYPDSARHATVRDFLQTGTGEIWIATDGGGVLEYAPGEPSVQRIDHDPAVPSSLPGDSVRALLRDRSGNIWAATDLGIAHHNPQARTAFSLLPSPLEQNALSDTNVHSIFVDSRGRIWLGLGAGHIDVIDLKAGRMRHLHLDGSQTQRDVRSLAEAADGSIWVGTQGLARVDPDTLAIEDSVLPALHDKPVLSLQPDGPRLVIGTYDGIYRYDIRTRVLEHAGHVPNDPSSLASDTVRHIAKVGNDWWYGTGRGLSIASGDSLPRSFTNLRHRAGETSSLPQDLIGSISSGPHGQVWVSTFGGLGVADPPADGEAWKFQTIGLAQGLSSDKVNAVLADDQGRLWASLSNGVARIDGDTHEVANLGTRDGLHIASYVNVAAARAPGGELLFGGLGGLTVIRPHWQPLPSATAPLAVTNAVVNGVAMPFGKLPAGNAKIRLDRGNRNLRLDFALLDYQAPMETAYSYRMDGLDEDWTVIPKGNLPSAIYTSLPHGNYRLRLRAATRGLQPHTVETDLAVTVKPRWYETTLSRIVAALLLAALIAALVHLRTLYLGRQAVQLQRQVDERTRDLLVANRRLDELASTDGLTGVYNRRRFLELAGLERERAQGGSACIALFDLDRFKLINDAHGHLAGDAVIRGAIEVIRQHCRQGDLVGRYGGEEFVLCLPDTSLPLARDIAERICAALAATAVNHDGRSIPVTASIGIAALRPGESIEQWLSRADKALYEAKHAGRNRCAVAS
- a CDS encoding YoaK family protein, which gives rise to MTVLRRLPRWAWIGGGILAFIAGMVNAAGYMGFRHQSITNLTGSTSLLGIAVGTGDGGEAWHWLLSISAFVIGALLSGLIVQQHTLKLGRRYGVALVLESLLLFAAVPLLDAGSSYGLDLAAMAAGLQNGMASTYSGMVFRTTHVSGMFTDLGIYIGQRLRGLEVDTLRIRVCLLVVVTFTLGSAVGAMLFQVLGERTLLIPAVLTGLCGVGYGVYRQYTLIRGIDADAA